A section of the Neorhizobium galegae bv. orientalis str. HAMBI 540 genome encodes:
- a CDS encoding protein adenylyltransferase SelO: MPAVKGVLPVFQFDNSYARLPDRFFASVYPEPVEGPKLLKFNAELAEELGVEADFSDPARLAAILAGNVVPPGAMPIAMAYAGHQFGNFVPQLGDGRAILLGEVVDRNGKRRDIQLKGAGPTPYSRRGDGRAALGPVLREYIVSEAMNALGVPATRALAAVATGEQVYRETVEQGAVFVRVAASHVRIGTFQFFAARGDNDGIKLLADYVIERHYPELKVAENPYLALLQGVAARQADLIARWMGIGFIHGVMNTDNMTISGETIDFGPCAFLDEYDPMKVFSSIDQGGRYAYRNQPGIGQWNIARLAECLLPLLDEDEEKAVEAANAVLKAFGERFQKEWIGVFRAKIGLATEADGDGDLIQALLAAMHEGQADFTLAFRRLCGAAAGTEGDELFLSSFSHPAKAREWLELWGTRLDAEPQSPTERAKTMRSVNPAVIPRNHKVQEALSAANYGDFSFFERLLEALEKPFEERPEFLGYMQPPEPEERVTQTFCGT; this comes from the coding sequence ATCCCGGCGGTCAAAGGAGTCCTTCCCGTGTTCCAGTTCGACAATTCCTATGCCCGCCTGCCGGACAGGTTTTTCGCTTCCGTCTATCCCGAGCCGGTGGAGGGGCCGAAGCTTCTGAAATTCAACGCGGAGCTGGCTGAGGAGCTGGGCGTCGAGGCAGATTTTTCCGATCCCGCCCGGCTGGCGGCGATTCTTGCCGGCAATGTCGTGCCGCCCGGCGCCATGCCGATCGCCATGGCCTATGCCGGCCACCAGTTCGGCAATTTCGTGCCGCAGCTCGGGGACGGGCGGGCGATATTGCTGGGCGAGGTCGTCGACCGCAACGGCAAACGCCGCGACATCCAGCTGAAGGGCGCCGGACCGACGCCCTATTCCCGTCGCGGCGACGGACGCGCGGCTTTGGGCCCGGTCCTGCGCGAATACATCGTCTCGGAGGCGATGAATGCGCTCGGCGTGCCGGCGACGCGGGCCTTGGCGGCTGTCGCGACCGGCGAACAGGTCTATCGCGAGACGGTGGAACAGGGCGCGGTGTTCGTGCGCGTCGCGGCAAGCCATGTGCGGATCGGCACCTTCCAGTTCTTTGCCGCCCGCGGCGACAATGACGGGATCAAATTGCTCGCCGACTACGTCATTGAGCGGCACTATCCGGAGCTTAAAGTCGCGGAAAACCCCTATCTGGCGCTGCTGCAGGGTGTAGCGGCGCGGCAGGCTGATCTGATCGCCCGCTGGATGGGTATCGGCTTCATCCACGGGGTAATGAACACCGACAACATGACGATTTCGGGCGAGACGATCGATTTCGGGCCTTGTGCCTTCCTCGACGAATACGACCCGATGAAGGTGTTTTCTTCGATCGACCAGGGCGGGCGTTATGCCTATCGCAACCAGCCGGGCATCGGCCAATGGAACATCGCGCGGCTGGCGGAATGCCTGCTGCCGCTGCTCGACGAGGACGAGGAAAAGGCTGTGGAAGCGGCGAACGCCGTGCTGAAGGCCTTTGGCGAGCGGTTCCAGAAGGAGTGGATCGGGGTTTTCCGCGCGAAGATCGGCCTCGCGACCGAGGCTGACGGCGATGGCGACCTGATCCAGGCGCTGCTGGCGGCCATGCATGAGGGGCAGGCGGATTTCACCTTGGCCTTCCGGCGGCTTTGCGGGGCAGCTGCCGGGACGGAGGGGGATGAGCTTTTCCTCTCCTCCTTCTCCCATCCGGCCAAGGCGCGGGAATGGCTGGAACTCTGGGGAACGCGGCTGGATGCCGAACCGCAGAGCCCAACTGAACGGGCAAAGACCATGCGCTCGGTCAACCCGGCGGTCATTCCCCGCAATCACAAGGTCCAGGAAGCCCTTTCGGCCGCCAATTACGGCGATTTCAGTTTCTTCGAACGATTACTGGAGGCACTGGAAAAGCCTTTCGAAGAGCGGCCGGAATTCTTGGGCTACATGCAGCCGCCGGAGCCTGAGGAGCGGGTGACGCAGACGTTCTGCGGAACGTAA